Proteins encoded within one genomic window of Macrotis lagotis isolate mMagLag1 chromosome 3, bilby.v1.9.chrom.fasta, whole genome shotgun sequence:
- the BAD gene encoding bcl2-associated agonist of cell death isoform X1: protein MRQGPHDVSHPMSMFQIPEFEPSEQEDNPKEDVFACAPGEPRELGKHNSTAPSLAPIKPGHRPPAPGTHHHEGAGDRRPRLISYPPLREGPGEARPEAEAEAARPEGEEERGLFRGRSSSAPPILWAARRYGSELRRMSDEFDCTFKGLPRPKSASTASQMRRSHGWTRTFQSWFGRNLGKGSAGPSH from the exons ATGAGGCAAGG gCCACATGATGTCTCCCACCCCATGAGTATGTTCCAGATCCCAGAGTTTGAGCCCAGTGAGCAGGAAGACAACCCCAAAGAAGATGTGTTTGCCTGTGCCCCAGGGGAGCCCAGGGAGCTGGGCAAACACAACTCCACTGCCCCCAGCCTTGCCCCAATCAAACCAGGACACAGACCACCCGCTCCAGGAACCCACCACCATGAGG GCGCTGGGGACCGGCGGCCCCGGCTGATCTCCTACCCCCCGCTGCGCGAGGGGCCCGGGGAGGCGCGCCCTGAAGCGGAGGCCGAGGCCGCGCGGCCCGAGGGGGAGGAGGAGCGCGGCCTGTTCCGGGGCCGCTCCAGCTCGGCGCCCCCCATCCTCTGGGCCGCGCGCCGCTACGGCAGCGAGCTGCGCCGGATGAGCGACGAGTTCGATTGCACCTTCAAG GGTCTTCCCCGCCCGAAGAGCGCCAGCACTGCGAGCCAGATGCGCCGGAGCCACGGCTGGACCCGCACCTTCCAGTCTTGGTTCGGGCGGAATTTAGGGAAAGGGAGCGCCGGTCCTTCCCACTGA
- the BAD gene encoding bcl2-associated agonist of cell death isoform X2, with product MSMFQIPEFEPSEQEDNPKEDVFACAPGEPRELGKHNSTAPSLAPIKPGHRPPAPGTHHHEGAGDRRPRLISYPPLREGPGEARPEAEAEAARPEGEEERGLFRGRSSSAPPILWAARRYGSELRRMSDEFDCTFKGLPRPKSASTASQMRRSHGWTRTFQSWFGRNLGKGSAGPSH from the exons ATGAGTATGTTCCAGATCCCAGAGTTTGAGCCCAGTGAGCAGGAAGACAACCCCAAAGAAGATGTGTTTGCCTGTGCCCCAGGGGAGCCCAGGGAGCTGGGCAAACACAACTCCACTGCCCCCAGCCTTGCCCCAATCAAACCAGGACACAGACCACCCGCTCCAGGAACCCACCACCATGAGG GCGCTGGGGACCGGCGGCCCCGGCTGATCTCCTACCCCCCGCTGCGCGAGGGGCCCGGGGAGGCGCGCCCTGAAGCGGAGGCCGAGGCCGCGCGGCCCGAGGGGGAGGAGGAGCGCGGCCTGTTCCGGGGCCGCTCCAGCTCGGCGCCCCCCATCCTCTGGGCCGCGCGCCGCTACGGCAGCGAGCTGCGCCGGATGAGCGACGAGTTCGATTGCACCTTCAAG GGTCTTCCCCGCCCGAAGAGCGCCAGCACTGCGAGCCAGATGCGCCGGAGCCACGGCTGGACCCGCACCTTCCAGTCTTGGTTCGGGCGGAATTTAGGGAAAGGGAGCGCCGGTCCTTCCCACTGA